One genomic region from Gemmobacter aquarius encodes:
- a CDS encoding peptidoglycan D,D-transpeptidase FtsI family protein, translating into MIRTPLRPLARILSARQKGENPDSIERENLRLRHEAIRDKSRMRAEGRLLILGLGFLAAFSTIGARMGLLAATEPMEPRAAALGTAITAQRADITDRNGRILATNMQTYALYAQPKDMVDPARVSKELAAIFPEIEPVALERRLTDGRSFLWIRKVMSPEQMQKVHEIGDPGLLFGPREMRLYPNGTLAAHVLGGASFGAEGVQSAEVIGTAGIEKALDVRLRDPAQAGTPLQLSIDLTLQAAIEEILGTGMNMLNAKGAAAILMDVHTGEILSLASLPAFDPNDRPNPLVKGDAGDSPLFNRAVQGVYELGSTFKIFTVANAMNLGLVTPETLIDANAPMRVGRFLIKEFRNHNYGPQLSVEQVIVKSSNVGTANLAMIVGAERQAAFMKALGLFDPTPVELVEAPGARPIVPKKWPEITVMTTSYGHGIAASPMHLAAAYATIANGGVKVTPTLLHGGVPQNGPRIMSEQVAHDAIRMLRGVVSEGTATLADVPGYQVAGKTGTAEKPNKAGGYDTDKVVNTFASMFPADNPKYVLVVTLDEPVETTGPTPRRTAGWTAVPVAAEVIRRVAPLLGMRPVVEPAPVDELTAVSN; encoded by the coding sequence GTGATCCGCACGCCGCTTCGCCCGCTTGCCCGAATCCTGTCGGCCCGCCAGAAGGGCGAGAACCCCGACAGCATCGAACGAGAAAACCTGCGCCTGCGGCACGAGGCGATCCGCGACAAGAGCCGGATGCGGGCCGAGGGGCGGTTGCTGATTCTCGGGCTCGGGTTTCTGGCGGCCTTTTCGACCATCGGGGCGCGGATGGGGCTTTTGGCCGCGACCGAGCCGATGGAGCCGAGGGCAGCGGCGTTAGGCACCGCGATCACCGCCCAGCGGGCCGATATCACCGATCGCAACGGCCGGATACTGGCGACCAACATGCAGACCTATGCGCTTTACGCGCAGCCCAAGGACATGGTCGATCCGGCCCGCGTGTCCAAGGAATTGGCGGCGATCTTTCCCGAGATCGAGCCTGTCGCACTGGAGCGGCGGTTGACGGACGGACGGTCTTTCCTGTGGATCAGGAAGGTGATGAGCCCCGAGCAGATGCAGAAGGTGCATGAAATCGGCGATCCGGGGCTGTTGTTTGGGCCGCGCGAGATGCGCTTGTATCCCAACGGGACGTTGGCCGCGCATGTGCTGGGCGGCGCGAGTTTCGGGGCCGAGGGCGTGCAATCGGCCGAAGTGATCGGCACGGCGGGGATCGAGAAGGCGCTGGATGTGCGCTTGCGCGACCCCGCGCAGGCGGGCACGCCGTTGCAGCTTTCGATCGATCTGACCTTGCAGGCGGCGATCGAGGAAATCCTCGGGACCGGGATGAACATGCTGAACGCCAAGGGCGCGGCGGCGATCCTGATGGATGTGCATACGGGCGAGATCCTGTCGCTGGCGAGTTTGCCTGCGTTCGATCCGAACGACCGGCCCAATCCGCTGGTAAAGGGGGATGCGGGGGATAGCCCGCTGTTCAACCGTGCGGTGCAGGGGGTTTACGAGCTTGGCTCGACCTTCAAGATTTTTACCGTGGCCAATGCGATGAACCTGGGGCTTGTGACGCCCGAGACGCTGATCGATGCCAATGCGCCGATGCGGGTGGGGCGGTTCCTGATCAAGGAGTTCCGCAATCACAATTACGGACCGCAGCTGTCGGTCGAGCAGGTGATCGTGAAATCGTCGAACGTGGGGACGGCCAATCTGGCGATGATCGTCGGGGCCGAGCGGCAGGCGGCGTTCATGAAGGCCCTGGGGCTGTTCGATCCGACGCCGGTGGAACTGGTCGAGGCGCCGGGGGCCAGGCCCATCGTGCCGAAGAAATGGCCCGAGATCACGGTGATGACGACAAGCTACGGGCATGGCATCGCGGCGAGCCCGATGCATCTGGCGGCGGCCTATGCGACGATTGCCAATGGCGGGGTGAAGGTGACGCCGACGCTGCTGCATGGCGGCGTGCCGCAGAACGGGCCGCGCATCATGAGCGAGCAGGTCGCGCATGATGCGATCCGGATGTTGCGCGGTGTGGTTTCCGAAGGCACCGCCACGCTGGCCGATGTGCCGGGCTATCAGGTGGCGGGCAAGACGGGGACGGCGGAAAAGCCGAACAAGGCGGGCGGTTACGACACGGACAAGGTGGTGAACACCTTTGCCAGCATGTTCCCGGCGGACAACCCGAAATACGTGCTGGTGGTGACGCTGGACGAGCCTGTCGAGACGACGGGGCCGACGCCGCGCCGCACCGCGGGCTGGACGGCGGTTCCTGTCGCAGCCGAGGTGATCCGGCGGGTCGCGCCCTTGCTCGGGATGCGCCCCGTGGTTGAACCTGCCCCCGTGGATGAGCTAACAGCCGTCTCGAACTGA
- a CDS encoding UDP-N-acetylmuramoyl-L-alanyl-D-glutamate--2,6-diaminopimelate ligase gives MAGSVETGRGRLSALGLSGRGGRDPVLTGITADSRAVRAGMLFAALPGVAAHGAAFVEQALAAGAAAVLTDAEGAKICAGVMAGSEAALVVAEDPRAALAGAAALWFGAQPEVMVAVTGTNGKTSVATFARQIWMALGHAAINIGTTGVEGAWAAPSSHTTPDAITLHRMLSQAAVAGVSHAAMEASSHGLDQRRLDGVRLAAAGFTNFTQDHLDYHGTMEAYFAAKMALFDRVLPGDGVAVVNLNDAYGARVAEIARARGCRVLTVGHGAGCDLRLLGQRYDATGQEVRFSWGGQPYQVRLGLIGGFQAENVALAAGLVIGAGEDAGTVFRALPELTGVRGRMQLAATRTNGAAVFVDYAHTPDAIATALKALRPHVMGRLVVVFGAGGDRDRTKRPLMGAAAAEHADVVFVTDDNPRSEVPAAIRAEILQACPEATEVGDRAEAILRGVDALGPGDALLIAGKGHETGQTIGGQVFPFDDVEQASIAVAALDGVI, from the coding sequence ATGGCGGGATCGGTCGAGACGGGACGGGGGCGGCTGTCGGCGCTTGGGCTTTCGGGGCGGGGCGGGCGCGATCCGGTTTTGACGGGGATCACGGCGGACAGTCGGGCGGTGCGGGCGGGAATGCTGTTTGCGGCCTTGCCCGGGGTGGCGGCGCATGGCGCGGCTTTCGTGGAGCAGGCTTTGGCGGCTGGGGCGGCGGCGGTGTTGACCGATGCCGAAGGGGCGAAGATTTGCGCCGGTGTCATGGCGGGGTCGGAGGCGGCTTTGGTCGTGGCCGAAGACCCGCGTGCGGCTTTGGCGGGCGCTGCGGCGCTGTGGTTCGGGGCGCAGCCCGAGGTGATGGTTGCGGTGACCGGGACCAACGGCAAGACATCCGTCGCGACCTTTGCGCGGCAGATCTGGATGGCGCTGGGCCATGCTGCCATCAATATCGGCACCACGGGTGTCGAGGGGGCATGGGCCGCGCCGTCGAGCCATACGACGCCGGATGCGATCACGCTGCACCGGATGCTTTCGCAGGCGGCGGTTGCGGGGGTAAGCCATGCGGCGATGGAGGCATCATCCCACGGGTTGGACCAGCGGCGGCTGGACGGGGTGCGGCTGGCGGCTGCGGGGTTCACCAATTTCACGCAGGACCATCTGGATTATCACGGTACGATGGAGGCCTATTTCGCGGCCAAGATGGCGCTGTTTGACCGTGTGTTGCCCGGCGACGGGGTGGCGGTGGTCAATCTGAACGATGCCTACGGCGCGCGGGTGGCCGAAATTGCGCGGGCGCGCGGGTGCCGTGTGCTGACCGTGGGCCATGGTGCGGGCTGTGACCTGCGCTTGCTGGGGCAGCGCTATGATGCGACGGGGCAAGAGGTGCGGTTTTCGTGGGGCGGGCAGCCCTATCAGGTGCGGCTGGGTCTGATCGGGGGGTTTCAGGCCGAGAACGTGGCGCTGGCGGCGGGGCTGGTGATCGGCGCGGGCGAGGATGCGGGGACGGTGTTTCGCGCCTTGCCGGAGCTGACAGGCGTGCGCGGGCGGATGCAACTTGCTGCGACGCGGACGAATGGGGCTGCGGTTTTCGTCGATTACGCGCATACGCCCGATGCGATTGCGACGGCTTTGAAGGCCTTGCGCCCGCATGTGATGGGGCGGCTGGTGGTGGTGTTCGGCGCGGGGGGAGACCGTGACCGGACGAAGCGCCCCTTGATGGGGGCTGCGGCGGCTGAACATGCGGATGTCGTGTTTGTGACGGATGACAACCCGAGATCCGAGGTGCCGGCGGCCATTCGTGCAGAAATATTGCAAGCCTGCCCCGAGGCGACCGAGGTGGGCGACCGCGCCGAGGCGATCTTGCGCGGGGTCGATGCGCTGGGGCCGGGGGATGCCTTGCTGATTGCGGGCAAGGGGCACGAGACGGGGCAGACCATCGGGGGGCAGGTGTTTCCCTTTGACGATGTGGAACAGGCGAGCATTGCGGTTGCCGCGCTCGACGGGGTGATCTGA
- a CDS encoding UDP-N-acetylmuramoyl-tripeptide--D-alanyl-D-alanine ligase, whose product MAQGNKPLWTRDEAVAATGGVCAADWAADGVSIDTRTIAAGDLFVALKDVRDGHDFVAQALAKGAAAALVSRVPEGVPADAPLLVVPDVLAALERLGVAARARTRARVVGVTGSVGKTSTKEMLRAILGGQGRVHAAEASYNNHWGVPLTLARMPADADFAVIEIGMNHPGEIAPLARMARLDVAMVTTVAPAHLEAFESVEGIAQEKASIMDGLVSGGVAVLNADVATSGILRARADAAGARAVMFGADAGADWRLQSVTIRDEATVVQAVRNGAPLLFKVLSPGRHFAANALGALAVAEAMGCDAAIAACDIGRWSPPTGRGTRERIEMDPLEDRGFDLIDDAFNANPASMAAALDLLIGAVPENGVGRVAKGRRIAILGDMLELGPTESALHAAIAAHPGLEAVDRIHCVGPRMQALWQALPRAQRGEWALTATELLPRVRGLIDPGDVILVKGSKGIKVSAIVDALRKLGQSGPTKAATKHMGTE is encoded by the coding sequence ATGGCTCAAGGAAACAAACCCCTTTGGACAAGGGACGAGGCGGTTGCCGCGACGGGCGGCGTCTGTGCTGCCGATTGGGCGGCGGATGGGGTTTCCATCGACACGCGGACGATTGCGGCGGGTGATCTGTTCGTGGCGTTGAAGGACGTGCGCGACGGGCATGATTTCGTGGCGCAGGCGCTGGCCAAGGGGGCGGCTGCCGCTTTGGTGAGCCGTGTGCCCGAGGGCGTGCCTGCGGATGCGCCGCTTTTGGTGGTGCCCGATGTGCTGGCGGCCTTGGAGCGGTTGGGTGTTGCTGCGCGGGCGCGGACACGGGCGCGGGTCGTGGGGGTGACGGGATCGGTCGGCAAAACCTCGACCAAGGAGATGCTGCGGGCAATCTTGGGCGGGCAGGGGCGGGTTCATGCCGCCGAGGCGAGCTATAACAACCATTGGGGCGTGCCGCTGACGCTGGCGCGCATGCCTGCGGATGCCGATTTCGCGGTGATCGAGATCGGGATGAACCATCCCGGCGAGATCGCGCCACTTGCCCGCATGGCGCGGCTGGATGTGGCGATGGTGACGACCGTGGCGCCCGCGCATCTGGAGGCTTTCGAGAGTGTCGAGGGGATCGCGCAGGAGAAGGCGTCGATCATGGACGGGCTGGTTTCGGGCGGCGTGGCCGTGCTGAACGCCGATGTGGCGACAAGCGGCATATTGCGGGCGCGGGCAGATGCGGCGGGGGCGCGTGCGGTGATGTTCGGGGCCGATGCGGGGGCCGACTGGCGCCTGCAATCGGTCACGATCCGTGACGAGGCGACCGTGGTTCAGGCGGTGCGGAACGGTGCGCCGCTGCTGTTCAAGGTGCTGTCGCCGGGGCGGCATTTCGCGGCCAATGCGCTGGGGGCGCTGGCGGTGGCGGAAGCCATGGGCTGTGACGCTGCGATTGCGGCCTGCGATATCGGGCGCTGGTCGCCCCCCACGGGGCGCGGCACGCGCGAGCGGATCGAGATGGACCCGCTGGAGGACCGTGGCTTCGACCTGATCGACGATGCCTTCAACGCCAATCCGGCGAGCATGGCGGCGGCGCTCGATCTGTTGATCGGGGCGGTGCCCGAAAACGGTGTGGGCCGTGTGGCCAAGGGGCGGCGGATCGCCATTTTGGGCGACATGCTGGAACTGGGGCCGACGGAAAGTGCGCTGCATGCGGCGATTGCTGCCCATCCGGGGCTGGAGGCGGTGGACCGTATCCATTGCGTGGGGCCAAGGATGCAGGCGCTGTGGCAGGCGCTGCCACGGGCGCAGCGTGGCGAATGGGCACTGACGGCGACCGAGTTGCTGCCACGGGTGCGCGGGCTGATCGATCCGGGGGATGTGATCCTTGTGAAAGGATCGAAAGGCATAAAGGTCAGCGCAATCGTTGACGCCTTGCGCAAATTGGGGCAGTCGGGCCCGACGAAAGCCGCGACAAAGCACATGGGGACAGAGTGA
- the mraY gene encoding phospho-N-acetylmuramoyl-pentapeptide-transferase codes for MFYWLTAFSDGGDVFNLFRYITFRAGAAFVTALVFGFVFGRPLIDLLRRKQKKGQPIREDGPQTHFVKAGTPTMGGLLILSALVVSTLLWARLDNPYVWIVLLVTLAFGLIGFADDYAKVTKQNTKGVSGKVRFGAGLAIAALASFAAASFHPAELTNQLALPFFKDALINLGILFVPFGMIVIVGAANAVNLTDGLDGLAIMPVMIAAGTLGVISYVVGNYNFTEYLGVHFVPGTGELLIFAAALFGGGLGFLWYNAPPAAVFMGDTGSLALGGALGAIAVCTKHEIVLAIVGGLFVVEALSVIIQVLYFKRTGRRVFLMAPIHHHFEKKGWAEPQIVIRFWIISLILALAGLATLKVR; via the coding sequence ATGTTTTACTGGCTGACCGCCTTTTCGGACGGGGGCGACGTGTTCAACCTGTTCCGCTACATCACATTCCGCGCGGGGGCTGCTTTCGTCACCGCGCTGGTCTTCGGTTTCGTCTTCGGGCGGCCCTTGATCGACCTTTTGCGCCGCAAGCAGAAGAAGGGTCAGCCGATCCGCGAGGATGGCCCGCAGACGCATTTCGTCAAGGCGGGAACCCCGACGATGGGGGGGCTTCTGATCCTGTCGGCGCTCGTCGTGTCGACCCTGCTCTGGGCGCGGCTGGACAACCCCTATGTCTGGATCGTGCTGCTGGTGACGCTGGCATTCGGACTGATCGGCTTTGCCGATGACTATGCCAAGGTGACCAAGCAGAACACCAAGGGCGTGTCGGGCAAGGTTCGTTTTGGCGCCGGGTTGGCTATCGCGGCGCTGGCGAGTTTTGCGGCGGCGAGTTTCCATCCGGCGGAATTGACCAACCAGTTGGCGCTGCCGTTCTTCAAGGATGCGCTGATCAACCTTGGCATCCTGTTCGTGCCCTTTGGCATGATCGTGATCGTGGGGGCGGCCAATGCGGTGAACCTGACGGACGGTCTGGACGGGCTGGCGATCATGCCCGTGATGATCGCGGCGGGGACGTTGGGGGTGATTTCCTATGTGGTGGGCAACTACAATTTCACCGAATATCTGGGCGTGCATTTCGTGCCCGGTACGGGGGAGTTGCTGATCTTTGCCGCGGCCCTGTTCGGCGGGGGCTTGGGGTTCTTGTGGTATAACGCGCCGCCTGCTGCCGTGTTTATGGGGGATACCGGGTCGCTGGCGTTGGGCGGGGCACTGGGGGCGATTGCGGTCTGCACCAAGCACGAGATCGTGCTGGCCATCGTGGGCGGGCTGTTCGTGGTCGAGGCGCTGTCGGTCATCATACAGGTGCTTTACTTCAAGCGCACGGGGCGGCGGGTGTTCCTGATGGCGCCGATCCACCACCACTTTGAAAAGAAGGGCTGGGCCGAGCCGCAGATCGTGATCCGGTTCTGGATCATCTCGCTCATTCTGGCGCTGGCAGGCTTGGCAACGCTGAAGGTGCGCTGA
- a CDS encoding DedA family protein, which produces MTMEALIAAWGLPALTLGSLFEGDAVAFIGGLMAHRGLISAVGAWAAVTVGAMGVDNVLFHLGRHSGRVPLVARLLRNPVAVRVTAAAAAHPVKIILGFRFVWGTRTFTPPVLGAAGVNGLLFLALDAVSVSLWAALYVGLGFGLGLTVERLWGALSWGQHVALSVGAGVLLAGGLYALWRRRAR; this is translated from the coding sequence ATGACGATGGAAGCGCTGATCGCGGCCTGGGGGCTGCCTGCGCTGACGCTGGGGTCGCTGTTCGAGGGCGACGCTGTGGCCTTTATCGGCGGGCTGATGGCGCATCGCGGGCTGATTTCGGCCGTGGGCGCCTGGGCTGCGGTGACGGTGGGGGCAATGGGAGTGGACAACGTGCTGTTCCATCTGGGGCGCCATTCGGGGCGGGTGCCTTTGGTGGCGCGGCTTTTGCGCAACCCGGTCGCGGTGCGGGTGACGGCTGCGGCTGCGGCGCATCCGGTGAAGATCATCCTCGGGTTCCGCTTCGTCTGGGGGACACGGACCTTTACGCCGCCGGTGCTGGGCGCGGCGGGGGTGAACGGGCTTTTGTTCCTTGCGCTGGACGCGGTTTCGGTGTCGCTTTGGGCGGCGCTTTACGTCGGCCTCGGCTTCGGGTTGGGGTTGACGGTCGAGCGGCTTTGGGGCGCGCTGAGCTGGGGGCAGCATGTGGCGCTGTCGGTCGGGGCGGGCGTGCTGCTGGCGGGCGGGCTTTACGCGCTGTGGCGGCGGCGGGCGCGGTAG
- a CDS encoding SDR family NAD(P)-dependent oxidoreductase, whose product MTRPLHPTALVTGGNRGIGLAICKALVARGCRVTLGARDEERGRRAAAEAGCAYARLDLADPDTCFDAVVQAGGFDILVNNAGVLNEVSLLSPKSDFAEAMEVMVQAPLDLIRLNLPHWRETGWGRIVNLSSGLGAHAEGLGGRALTGWPRRR is encoded by the coding sequence ATGACGCGGCCTTTGCATCCGACGGCGCTGGTGACGGGTGGCAACCGTGGCATAGGGCTTGCGATCTGCAAGGCGCTGGTGGCGCGGGGGTGCCGTGTCACGCTTGGCGCGCGGGACGAGGAGCGCGGGCGCAGGGCGGCGGCCGAGGCGGGTTGTGCCTATGCGCGGCTGGATCTTGCTGACCCCGATACATGCTTTGACGCCGTAGTGCAGGCAGGCGGGTTCGACATTCTGGTCAACAATGCGGGGGTTCTGAACGAGGTGTCGCTTTTGTCGCCGAAGTCGGATTTTGCGGAAGCCATGGAGGTGATGGTGCAGGCGCCGCTCGATCTGATCCGGCTGAACCTGCCGCATTGGCGCGAGACGGGTTGGGGCCGGATCGTCAACCTGTCGTCGGGGCTGGGTGCCCATGCCGAGGGGTTGGGGGGCCGGGCGCTTACGGGGTGGCCAAGGCGGCGCTGA
- a CDS encoding SDR family oxidoreductase, whose product MAKAALNALTRALPRDLPKGVKVNACCPGWVATRMGGAGAPLTVEEGADTPVWLALLPEDGPTGGFFRQRQPIGW is encoded by the coding sequence GTGGCCAAGGCGGCGCTGAACGCGCTGACGCGGGCGCTGCCGCGCGATCTGCCCAAGGGGGTGAAGGTGAACGCCTGTTGTCCGGGCTGGGTTGCCACGCGGATGGGCGGGGCGGGTGCGCCTTTGACGGTGGAGGAAGGTGCGGATACGCCGGTGTGGCTGGCGCTGCTGCCCGAGGACGGGCCGACGGGCGGGTTCTTCCGCCAGCGCCAGCCGATTGGCTGGTAG
- the murD gene encoding UDP-N-acetylmuramoyl-L-alanine--D-glutamate ligase — translation MIPVRGYAGAKVAVLGLGRSGLATARALVAGGAEALLWDDSPEARAAAEAEGFVLTDLGRAGALEGVVVLVTSPGIPHLYPAPHRIIRAAMEAGVPVDNDIGLFFRSFAAEDWDGFDVTPRVIAVTGSNGKSTTTALIAHILAEAGRPVQMAGNIGRGVLDIDPAVDGEVVVLELSSYQTELARALTPDVAVFTNLSPDHLDRHNGMGGYFAAKRRLFAEGGPDRAVIGVDEVEGVFLAGQLAEGAADDRVIRISSGQKLDGFGWSVFARKGFLAEWRKGRQVASIDLREVAGLPGAHNHQNACAAYAACRTLGLAPREIEAGLRSFAGLPHRSQLVGERGGVRFVNDSKATNVDSAAKALQAFARIRWIAGGMGKEGGIAALQPLLGSVAKAYLIGHSARDFALQLGDTPYEICETMARAVERAAAEAEAGDVVLLAPAAASFDQYPNFEKRGEDFTARVQALAIA, via the coding sequence ATGATACCGGTTCGGGGATATGCGGGGGCGAAGGTGGCGGTGCTGGGTTTGGGCCGGTCGGGTCTGGCCACGGCGCGGGCGCTGGTTGCGGGCGGGGCCGAGGCGTTGCTTTGGGATGACAGCCCCGAGGCGCGGGCAGCGGCCGAGGCCGAGGGTTTTGTGCTGACCGATCTGGGCCGCGCCGGCGCGCTGGAGGGCGTGGTGGTGCTGGTCACGTCTCCGGGTATTCCGCATCTTTACCCCGCGCCGCATCGCATCATCAGGGCGGCGATGGAGGCGGGCGTGCCGGTCGACAATGACATCGGGTTGTTCTTCCGCAGTTTCGCCGCCGAGGATTGGGACGGGTTCGACGTGACGCCGCGTGTCATCGCGGTGACGGGGTCGAACGGGAAATCGACCACCACCGCGCTGATCGCGCATATTCTGGCCGAGGCGGGGCGACCCGTGCAAATGGCGGGCAATATCGGGCGCGGGGTTCTCGACATCGATCCTGCGGTGGATGGCGAGGTGGTGGTGCTGGAGTTGTCGTCCTATCAGACGGAACTCGCGCGGGCGCTGACGCCGGATGTGGCGGTGTTCACCAACCTGTCGCCCGACCACCTTGATCGCCACAACGGGATGGGCGGCTATTTCGCGGCCAAGCGGCGGCTTTTTGCCGAGGGCGGGCCGGACCGTGCGGTGATCGGGGTCGACGAGGTGGAGGGCGTGTTTCTGGCGGGGCAGCTTGCCGAGGGGGCTGCGGATGACCGCGTGATCCGCATCTCGTCGGGGCAGAAGCTGGACGGGTTCGGCTGGTCGGTCTTTGCGCGCAAGGGGTTTCTGGCGGAATGGCGCAAGGGGCGGCAGGTGGCGTCGATCGACCTGCGCGAGGTGGCGGGCCTGCCGGGCGCGCATAACCACCAGAATGCCTGTGCCGCCTATGCCGCTTGCCGGACGCTGGGTTTGGCCCCGCGCGAGATCGAGGCGGGTTTGCGCAGTTTTGCAGGGCTGCCGCACCGGAGCCAGCTGGTGGGCGAACGTGGCGGGGTGCGGTTCGTGAACGACAGCAAGGCGACGAACGTGGATTCGGCGGCCAAGGCCTTGCAGGCATTTGCGCGCATCCGCTGGATTGCGGGGGGTATGGGCAAGGAGGGCGGGATCGCGGCCTTGCAGCCCTTGCTCGGGTCGGTGGCGAAGGCCTATCTGATCGGTCATTCGGCGCGGGATTTCGCGCTGCAACTGGGCGACACGCCGTACGAGATTTGCGAGACGATGGCGCGGGCGGTCGAGCGGGCGGCCGCCGAGGCCGAGGCGGGGGATGTGGTGCTGCTGGCCCCTGCCGCGGCGAGTTTCGACCAGTATCCGAATTTCGAAAAGCGCGGCGAGGATTTCACCGCGCGGGTTCAGGCCCTAGCTATCGCGTGA
- the purD gene encoding phosphoribosylamine--glycine ligase, with amino-acid sequence MNILILGAGGREHALAWAVKQNPKTDRLIVAPGNAGIARLAETADIDILSGSTVVAFCEENAIDFVIIGPEAPLAAGVADATRAAGILTFGPSAAAAKLEASKAFTKEICDACAAPTAAYARFTAAEPARAYVHAMGAPIVVKADGLAAGKGVIVAMTLDEALAAIDDMFGGEFGAAGAEVVIEEFMTGEEASFFILTDGVNALPIGTAQDHKRVGDGDTGPNTGGMGAYSPAPVLTDEIADRAMREIVLPTIREMARRGTPYQGVLYAGLMIENGQGRLVEYNARFGDPETQVLMMRLGAQALDLLLACAETRLDQAQVTWADDHALTVVMAAKGYPAAYEKGTPIKGIDALPETSSQMVFHAGTTTTNGTLTANGGRVLNVTARGTTLAEARARAYAMVDALDWPQGFCRRDIGWRAL; translated from the coding sequence ATGAACATCCTCATCCTCGGCGCAGGCGGCCGCGAACATGCCCTCGCATGGGCCGTCAAGCAAAACCCGAAAACCGACCGCCTGATCGTGGCCCCCGGCAATGCGGGCATCGCCCGGCTTGCAGAAACCGCCGACATAGACATCCTGTCTGGCAGCACGGTCGTCGCCTTCTGCGAAGAAAACGCCATCGACTTCGTCATCATAGGCCCCGAAGCCCCGCTGGCCGCAGGCGTGGCCGATGCCACCCGCGCCGCAGGCATCCTCACCTTCGGCCCCTCGGCAGCAGCCGCCAAACTCGAAGCCTCCAAAGCCTTCACCAAGGAAATCTGCGACGCCTGCGCCGCCCCCACCGCCGCCTATGCCCGCTTCACCGCCGCAGAACCCGCCCGCGCCTATGTGCACGCCATGGGCGCCCCCATCGTGGTGAAAGCCGATGGCCTCGCCGCAGGCAAAGGCGTCATCGTCGCCATGACCCTTGACGAAGCCCTCGCCGCCATCGACGACATGTTCGGCGGCGAATTCGGCGCGGCAGGCGCCGAGGTGGTGATCGAGGAATTCATGACCGGCGAGGAAGCCTCGTTCTTCATCCTCACCGACGGCGTGAACGCCCTGCCCATCGGCACGGCCCAAGACCACAAGCGCGTGGGCGATGGCGACACCGGCCCCAACACCGGCGGCATGGGCGCCTATTCGCCCGCCCCCGTGCTGACCGACGAAATCGCCGACCGCGCCATGCGTGAAATCGTCCTGCCCACCATCCGCGAAATGGCCCGCCGCGGCACGCCCTACCAAGGCGTGCTCTACGCCGGCCTGATGATCGAAAATGGCCAGGGCCGCCTTGTCGAATACAACGCCCGCTTCGGCGACCCCGAAACGCAGGTGCTCATGATGCGCCTCGGCGCACAGGCGCTCGACCTTCTGCTCGCCTGTGCCGAAACCCGCCTCGATCAGGCGCAGGTCACATGGGCCGACGACCACGCCCTGACCGTGGTCATGGCAGCAAAGGGCTACCCCGCCGCCTACGAAAAAGGCACCCCCATCAAGGGCATCGACGCCCTGCCCGAAACCTCGTCGCAGATGGTGTTCCACGCCGGAACCACCACCACCAACGGCACCCTAACCGCCAACGGCGGCCGCGTGCTGAACGTCACCGCCCGTGGCACGACCCTGGCCGAGGCCCGCGCCCGCGCCTATGCCATGGTCGACGCCCTCGACTGGCCCCAAGGCTTCTGCCGCCGCGACATCGGCTGGCGCGCCCTCTGA